The Diabrotica virgifera virgifera chromosome 4, PGI_DIABVI_V3a genome segment taggttcatgctttcagcccatttttctagttcttcgtcattggaatctgtttcgttATAACCCCACGCAACACTGTGAtagttgaagtcacccagtacgaatttgatttgctgtgattgaaagttactcggttcctcaaaagcaaagacagcgtttggtggtttgtagattgtcgttactgtacaggagtttatctccactgtgaggatctcgatgtcattttgatctgttagagatgtggaagctacgtcgatatctggtctgacgaagactgcgctaccatattggtcgtgtggtctctccagtataAGCTTCATACCCTgaatccttggtctgcggcttgcagtacctctatgggtttcttgaaccagtagaacatcgacaccatgttctctgcacatattagacaaaaatggccttgataaagaccgttttgattatgattgcatctgtgttgttggtgcaccgGTGTTGAAAGGATTAGCCGACATTACTCGTTTCCAGGGGACGCCCAATTGTATTCGCAAGTGATCacaatctacgtggaggctcctttCATGTCCCTCATAGGATGCCAAAGTGTCAAGGCCAAAGGCCAACATATTTGGTTaacatttaaatggtttttacccatgtatttttggtggctcagcatgtgATTTGCCTgtatcagcactgatgatgatctatgTAGATCGAAAATGTTCTATGATTTAGATGTGGCTCTTtgaggattttttaataaatatatcttTCATAAaggattttttcaataaaaaatttttgtgattaATAGTATACAGCCGTTGGTCTGTATTGTCTGTCCTATATTGGTCCCATGGAGTCAACACATTGACCCCATGGGTTAATGTGTTGACCAAGAGGTTCAaattgccaagaggcaggtgggtggcagcttgaacattgaattcaagcgaaaagaaatgtttatttatcaaataaacattttttctgttttctgacagcagtaaaatgtattttgaattaaataaattacatacactcTTCCTTTTGTGTCGATTAATTtaagtcaaaaaaaatttttggagaccctatataaaaataattatccACATTAATTAtgttatcttaatgtttatattactaagtagagaattgaatgatcttttaaataagctagcacacgacccctattctcatttaaatgaatcatcgattacgtcatcacggtcagatggatgacgtcactatactaaaatcacaatcaagatgcactagaaataaacaaaccaagacacctCAAATGCTACGAGGAGCACTACGAGGAGGAGCAtattatatacattgtaaattatgatccaAGAGTGCTCCtcgtagcatttaacgtgtcttggtttgtttatttctattgcatctttattgtgaatttagtatagtatgaTATATCTGCCAACAAATCataatttaaagataaaaatggacaTCTTTCGGAATTTTTCCAAAGTCACCGGCTTAcgtaataattaatttattcctttcatttgcaccatactatatattatttattgagtGGACAAATGTTAAAAAATAAGTCTGGCAGCGAACTTTTACGAATCAAAAAAACTTTTACCCTTGTCAAATGATACGGTAGCTGCATATCTCACCTAGTAAAAGGCTCCAACATTTGACACTTCTTCATGCAACATGTTCTGTTCTGTGTCAATCTAACCTAACCTAACATTTTCAAATACGAATATGAAAACATTTCACCACATCAACACGTGAATTAATATTCGAAAATGGAGTACGAAAATACACAACAAAATATAAACTTCGTACCGTGTGTAAGATGGGTTAAACGAGGAGTGGCCAATTCAAGCCCAGTAAAATTGCAACTGTCGAAAAACGAGCTGGCTCAAATTATTAATGACACCAAGATTAAATTACAAGAATCCAATGAAAATGAAGATGAGCCTATGGAAGAAGGTGAAACGTCTCAAACAGATGAGTTTGCCTTAGAGGATTACGATAAAGAAGACGAAAATGAGGACACTGCAAATGCTTTAGGAATTGGATCATTGGCAGAACTCGATAATGATGCTGCAGACAATTTTTCTGGTATATGTAGTTAAATTAGTTGAtatattaacaaaaatatattgattATGAATGCAAAATGAAAGTCATCGAAGATTGTTTACTAATACTACATTGTTACCAACAATAACATACCTATTTACATTATTTCGGATGCTCTAAAAAGATCATTTTTGATGTATATCCATAGCATTCTCTCGGGTTGTGCAGCAATGACGTTATACGTCTCCCTAAGCTTCTTTTTCCTTTGAcatttccctgcataatcagttGGAGCAAGCTGTCTCTCTCCACATGTAATATATCCAAGATATTTGAATTTTGctgttttgattgtatttaagatttGTTTGTAACAtattctgtccacgatattttcagaaatTGATGTTGCAATCAAGGTCCAAGCtttcattccataaaacaaattCAAGAAAATGTAGCACCTTGCCAACCTAACTGTTAGCCCCAACTTTAAATCTCATGTGCAGAACACTCCTCTCATTTTGTTGaaatctttttatttttcttttatctaACATGTTTTCTACTAAGCGACTCATATATGAGCCACACTGATTTTTTGCATTGACCAGTGTCTCACCTGTGAGCCGGGATTCACACTGCACATACTGGAAATGTAAATAGCTATGATCTACGAGGATGAAACTTAAGTACCCCCTTGGTACCGAACATGTTAATACAGGGGATAACGTCATTAACAGTTTAAATTATTGTTAAGAAATTGAGTTAGAAAAGTTGTTAAAAGTTGCTTTTTACTTGAAAGTTACTTGATttgttattgattttttaaccaagaggagtaaactaaaaagacagattcacacccaagaaagttactagaaaagtcaccaaattcatcttcttttttcgttgatcatatcagctttcactgataatccatacatattaaattatactaaataacacatcgctaaagagttctaaaaacaagtgtttttatataaaagtagactaaaaattaaaggaataatgcagaaaacacaaaaaatcgtcgatttacttaattaacctataaaatgacagaagtgccaaaatttcataaatttaatgtcattagtgtcaaaatttaataacagtaaACTTGCCCgcagttggaccaattagaaacaagcattacggcacggtaaatttgaatcactcctcttggttaaaaaacaaactataagtattataattgaaaaagacAATTTATGTTTtctttcgattcagaggcgatGCATAATCtctagacagctgtttctgtcttacAGACTTCTTCAGTAGAGCTACGTGCACACCTCTCGAAGCAAAACGAACAACCAAACTGTCTATTTAAGtggaattttaaaaaatagtttacaATCCACTTTTGGGATGCTGCAGTGACATCTCTTATAGAAAAGCTAAGTCTCAGATaaaaaattcactattaaaataaaaattaaaatagcaaataattatgtaaatctgaaaacttttcttgttggaacttctttctggtacatccttaatctctgtATAAgaacaagagacgacgaatacaGAAAGCGAAAAGGACtttacaatatgcagtcacattccgctttcattcgtccaTGAAAAGGTCCGAAAGAAagtttctagtactcaaatctgaatAAAGATactgtatgtattaataattatatattttgttGTAGAGTCAGACGATTCTGAAAAAGAAGATGATAAAATCAAACCATCTGACAATCTCATACTAGTAGGACATGTAGAAGGGGATGCAAGTCTATTGGAAGTCTACATATACAATGAACAAGAAGAGTCATTGTATGTTCATCATGATATTATGTTATCATCCTTTCCTCTGTGTTTAGAACCGCTAAACTATGAACCGAAGATGCCCAAAGGAAATTATTGTGCAGTGGGATCAATGTCACCTGTTATAGAGGTCTGGGATGTAGATATTATGAATGTTATTGAACCTTCATTTACTTTAGGGAGACCTGCTAGTAAAAAGAAGAACAAGGAACatataggtatattttataatgtAGGCTGTATAGAAAATGGGCTATCATTGTAATCTGTTTCATAAGTAAAAAGGACTGCActgcacacatcttatggaaaaaataatgtcactcaaatacaataaaatttacattaaTAGATTTGTCTcaaaattacaatggttttgtaTCATTGCGTCAACTCTGAATTTTAATTAACAAGGGCGTAAATcgtaaagtttatcgaaatcacatttttgaagttCATAAAAGTGTAATTCATAAATGCTATTACTCTAATGGCTATTCACAAGGGTTTACCCAGCGAGCTAAGCGGATTACAGGAACTATATACTTTTGTAAGCCTGGTCAAATTATACCTACTTACTCTATTATCGATAAGATAAAATTAAgtcttttgaagaaatatttacGAACTTGCGATTTACAACATATTTTTTCTCTTTGACTCACATACACTCCTATTTGactttagatttatttatattaatttacgCCCTAATTAtgcaaaattcagagttggcgcaatggtataAAATTATGATAATTTAGAGACGAATCTATTCAcgtaaattttttttcatttgagtgacattatattttccataagatgtgtgcagAGTCCTTTGTGAAAGATGTAatattatttttcacaatatttttGATTATATCGTAAGGTAGTAAAGGATATTATATACAGTGCCAGCCAAAAGTCCCCTCCTATCTCATATCTTTTAAACGGTTATACTTTGTCAAATTTTgaggaaggaaataaacggacttAGACTCCTCAAATATTCATAACatgtgacgtaatagtgacagatgacgttaaaTGACTTTGACCGATAACTTTAAATGGGATattatggcaagtgatatctcgtttgaaaTACCTATTCCATCATACTAATTTTATTGGGGATTAGGTtgattattaaataaatactaaaattgTAACCCCACCtatggttatttgtcaaaaaagttgattTCATTTCTCTAGTTGTTTTACATCAACAACatttttgacaaataaccataGGCAGATGCTtgaatatttataaattaaatgcaaaactacaattttagtatttatttaatttattcatcaaaatcaacttcttaaacaaaattagtatgataAAATAGGTATTTTCCATACCTTTCAAACaagatatcacttgccataaagTCCCATTTAATATTAGCGGTCAAAGTGGCTCTGTAACATCATTTATCACTATTACATAACCTCTCACTATTTAAGAAGTCTACATCCATTTATATTTTCcctacaaatttcactattaagTATAACCTTTCTAAAGATACGAGGAGGAGGTGACATTAAGctagcactgtataataaatACTATTTTGTACAGTTTTACTACAGTATTGCTTATATTTCAGGCCATACGGATGCAGTGCTTTCATTAGCTTGGAACAAAACCTTTGAACATGTGTTGGCTAGTGGATCTGTAGATCAAACAATACACTTGTGGGATATGGAAATCAAAAAACCAAGTACAACCATTAAA includes the following:
- the LOC126883123 gene encoding periodic tryptophan protein 1 homolog, whose protein sequence is MEYENTQQNINFVPCVRWVKRGVANSSPVKLQLSKNELAQIINDTKIKLQESNENEDEPMEEGETSQTDEFALEDYDKEDENEDTANALGIGSLAELDNDAADNFSESDDSEKEDDKIKPSDNLILVGHVEGDASLLEVYIYNEQEESLYVHHDIMLSSFPLCLEPLNYEPKMPKGNYCAVGSMSPVIEVWDVDIMNVIEPSFTLGRPASKKKNKEHIGHTDAVLSLAWNKTFEHVLASGSVDQTIHLWDMEIKKPSTTIKSFQEKVQCLEWHPLEAQTLLGGGCDKSARVFDGRTPETHQTWLLDGEAERLCWNPLEPFTFLAGTSSGSVQCFDCRKGQLWSVKAHSKEVTGLVLSKQCQGLLITSSTDETVKIWDLATLEAEPKLVNEKEFNMGNIHCLDLCPDLPFVISVGGDKKSNNFTVFDVQNIDVVKHTFGPRGLVQLVPDTEENTNT